The genomic region ACGCTGAGCACGACCTCCTGGATTATTTAGATGAGGAGGAGTGTCCTGTTTGTTTCACAAATCACAGGAAAGTCGATAGCTTGCCAAACAAGCCGTTGACGAAATCTACTGTTGAGAAACTAGACGAGCAGCTTCCGTTTGTCCGGGGGACGTTCCCGAATCCGGACGAGGTGGTGGATGAAATTCCGACACATATCACAGATGTGCTGGTAATCTCAACAAAGGATTCTACGCGTATTCTACAGTTCTACGTCGACCACGGCTGGATTGTCGGTGAGGAACGAGAGCATCCTGAAGAGGTGGAACCGGAAGAATTCGGCCAAGCAGCTTGGGAGAAGTATTCCGAGGACTTCCACAGGCAAATGCGGCAACGATTCGGCCGTTAGATGCGGCGTCATCGTCGACACTGTACATAGGTGATTTTGGAGCTGTTATGGTACGGCAACGTCCTCGAAGACTCCCTCAAACTCGCCCGGCCCGAGTGTTGGTGACGAGATCAGCCAAGAATCGTCCCCAGTCTTCCAGTCCTGGCGACGGCGTTGAACCTTGATATACGGAGTCCCAGTGTCGTCATTCCATTTCATCCGGAACTGTTTGCGAAGACTGTCCTCGTGACCGACCTCAGCGATAACATCGTCACCGTGTGTCTCGAGCCAGCCACGAAGCGGTTCGAAATTCGGCGCAGTAAAGGGATCGTCAACCTCAGATTTGACTTGCTCAATCATTGCCCGGAGTTCTGCCGGTGTGAATCGGACAGCTGGTGGGTTTCGGGTGTCGTCTTTGAATTTAGACCGGAATTCGTAGCCGACTTCCGCTTTTGCATAGTCTTGAACTGGTTCGACGGTGCTGCCATCCACGATATTGAGCTGGGTAATCCCGTTCCGCCAATCGCCTCGACCGAGTTCCCCATACATGTCGGACTGCAACGAAGTCGCATCTGTTAAATAAAGATACCGGTAGAATAGGCTCATTCAGGCCACCTTCACGGGTTTGGTCGAGCCTGTGAGTTGTCTTTGTCCAGTGTCATCGAGGTGGTCTCGGATTATCGGGGACAGCCAAAGCTCCGGAAACGATGGAGGGGCTTCCTCCGATTAACCAACACACCCGATTCGACCCGTTCTGTTGGTTATCGTCGCGATGCAATCTACTCTCGCAATTGCTATAATAATATCTATAGAATTTCCTATAGCCATTTCTCTTAGAATTCAGTGAGCTGTGGGTCGTGACAGCTTCCGACCGCTTGTCGCCGTCGTATTTTGTATCGCTCACGCCCAAAGTCTCAATTGGGGGGCACGAGATTGCTTACCCACGAATGGACGAGACGACGGCTCGCGATCTTCTTTCTCTGATTGACCAACCATCGCAGCGCGAGTTACAAGCGTTACAGGAGTCAGCCATCGACGATATCGAGTCGGTTCTGTCACAGGCAGGCTTCCCCGTTCAAGCAGAGGTTTGCAGGCGTCTCTCGTACACGTTCTACTACGACTGGGAAACTGACGATCCGGATTACGTGTTGCTGGTACAAGATCCGGGGAACCTCCACGAGCGACACCTCTCGGAACTGCGGCCCCACAATCCGCTTGCAGGCGACTGTGCTGCCCGCGATCAGATTGGTGTCTACCGGGCGTTCGGACAGAGCTGGTTGACTGGCCGCAACGCCGATTTCACCGAACGATTCTTCGAGACGCTTGCGAACCACGATCTCATCTCGCTCCCCAATGGCTGGCACCAGTACGTCGCCTCTGGGCAGTTCTACCACGACTTCTACCTCGGTGATGTAGTGAAATACCGTGTCGACGGGTTTGGAACGAGGGAGGAACGTGTATCGTATCACGCGCTGCTCGAGCGAGAACTCCAAGCGCTCGATCCGGAGGTGGTGTTCTCCTTTGGCGGCAACGCGTGGCCGGCACTTCGCCGGCACACGTCACCGGAGCCCGTTGTAGAGACGGATGCTGATCCAGCTAGTGTGATGGACATTCACGGAACGCTGCATCGGATCAGCGATCCCGTCGATACCTACGTGCTTCCCTTAGCGCATATGAGTGGGCAAGTCTGGTGGCGGTTCCCGCCCGACGAGTACATCGCCCGGCTCAGTACCGCACTCCAGGTCCTCCAGCAGCATAGATAGTATCAACGCTAGATTTGGGTCGACAGATTCTCGTGAGTCATCACGGCTTACCCGTTCACCCCTCCGTCGTCGTGAGGGTATCCCGTTGGACGACGAGCGTTGTCCAATACACGTCGTCTTGGTACCGAACCAGATACGTGCCGCTCAGGTCACCTTTACCGTCTTCGTTGAGCCCGTGGGCCTGTTCGTGTCCACGAAACCTGGTTGCGAGCGCCACAAGTGCATCAGACGACGTCTCATCGGGCCCGACAACGTACGGTCCGTCCGTGATCGCCGTCTTGACGATCTCTCGTTGGGCGTCTGGAAGATCCGTAAGTTCGAACGTAAACCGCTCGCGCATCTGTTGGCCGTACTCGGCGGCCGGTGCCACCTGGTCAGCCGTGTAGCGATAGGTGTTCAGCGTCGTGTCATACGCGTCGTCGACGACCCATTCGGCTTCAGTCCCATCGTCCCAGATGATATACGAGTACTCCGACTTGGGGATGAGGACGGATTGCTCGCGTTCGGCATCCGTATAGAGGAACGTCGTCCCGATCCCGACCGGGTCACCATCAGCGAGTCCGTGCGCGGCAAATTCCTCTTGATCAACTTCGGGGAGGTCAGCGAACTGGATAGCCTCTGCCTCGGTCACCGAGCCGGTGACGATATCCACCTTCACGGAGTACCTGGTGGCCGGCGTTTTCTCGATCACTTCGTATGCCAGCTCGTAGACGCCGTCTTGGTAGGCGATATGTTGTTGTTCGGGCAGTGGCGGCCGTGTGGCCTTCGTTGTCGTGCCACCGTCGAGAATCCGATCGAACAGTTGTGCCGTTTCGTCGTTGCCTTCAGCAGGGCGGACTGTATAGAGGACCTTCGTCGGGAGTTTTGCGTCGGCAATCGTCGTCAGTTCGAGGCGTGCTGTAGGGGCTTCTGCAGCGGCGTTGCTTCCACCCAACCCACCGGGACTGGTGCAGCCAGCGACTACTGCGGGGAGGGACGTAGCGGCGGTCGCGAGGAGGGCACGGCGGCGCATAATCGTGATTCCACGGAGACGCTCGAAAAGCCTTGTGTCGGACAGACGAAGACAGCAATAGCTCCGGAAACAGTGGAGGGGGCAGAATATTAACCAACAAACTCTGTTCCTGATTCGGATTGTTGGTTAACAGCCCGTACTTGTCCACTGTCGAGTTCGGACTGTGAACAAGCCGTCCCCTCAGTATATCGAGATGATGGGTTGTAGTACTGTCTACCTTGTACTGAAACCCCGTCGGGCAATTTTGAGTGGGTTTAGCGTCCCGAATTCGCGGGAATCGGGGGTCTCTTTCGGCATCTCACGGGAGAGCGCAGCCATCCAGCAAGGCGTTCTTGACACAGGGCTATTCGTATCTCTCATCAGTACTTCCCGAATTTACCCCGCTTACCCCGTGGTCGAGCAATTTTAGCGAAATAGTGGTGAGTCGGCAGCTCGTCGAGGTATTTTCTACCGTCTCAAATTGGCCCGACGAGGTTCTTCTGCGATTTGAGCGCGTTATTTTGCCTTGCATATCGCGGTTTTCGTCCAAAGAAAGAGGCGATATGCAATGTGCGAAGGCCGCCGGCTCTCTCAGGCCGAGGGCCATCACAGGGATATTGGATTCAGAGATATATCAGATTTAGTGGATAGAGTGAACAGATGCATTTCGGTGGTGTCTGTCGCCCCCGCGAGGGGGTGGCGGGGCACATCATGTGCCCCCGATAGACGATGGCTTCGGAACGAATCAGCGAGAAACGGTCAGCGGATCAAGCAGGAACCAATCCCGACGGTGAGGCTCCGTGGGCGGATATCGAGGTGACAGTGCCGACCGACCGGGATCACGCGTCGGTCGTCGCGCTCGTGGAGTGTGCTCTCGTCGAGTTGACGCACGAGGCCGTGGGTGCCGTCTTCGTCTCACGGCAGGTCGGGCGGTCGACGCGCACCCAGTACGTCGCCGTCGACGACGTCGGCGAGCAGTTCCAGAAGCGCCACTTCGACGACCGGCTGGGCTGGCACGAGACCACCGTCCCTCGACGGACTGTTCGAGACGAGCTCATCACCCAGCTCACGCAGTCAGCATCCCCGATGACGGAGCACCCACGTGAGGCGGCAGCTAGCGAGCCAGACACGTTCGCGGTGAAGCCAGTTCGAGAACTCCAGGCTCCATAGCGGTTAATCTTAACCAACATCCCGGTCTGACTCCGGCACAGTGTTGGTTAACGCTGAGGGCTGGATACACTCCCCCGACCCCAC from Halanaeroarchaeum sulfurireducens harbors:
- a CDS encoding uracil-DNA glycosylase family protein — its product is MDETTARDLLSLIDQPSQRELQALQESAIDDIESVLSQAGFPVQAEVCRRLSYTFYYDWETDDPDYVLLVQDPGNLHERHLSELRPHNPLAGDCAARDQIGVYRAFGQSWLTGRNADFTERFFETLANHDLISLPNGWHQYVASGQFYHDFYLGDVVKYRVDGFGTREERVSYHALLERELQALDPEVVFSFGGNAWPALRRHTSPEPVVETDADPASVMDIHGTLHRISDPVDTYVLPLAHMSGQVWWRFPPDEYIARLSTALQVLQQHR